A window of the Bdellovibrio sp. ZAP7 genome harbors these coding sequences:
- a CDS encoding class I SAM-dependent methyltransferase, whose protein sequence is MSLVSSGELKQICVIADDAGISKGHQWAQFLNCPLNPPSVDSYYFRFNVEGERVYVRDQDKRLLEIDFDKNHLDYERKGHRGKQEMIAKALGAAKGCKKVLDLSVGMGIDSVFLTQLGFQVTGVERSPVLYALLSEAFAKTQKEYLKSYKLHFANSLDFLREQNGKIEIDSIYFDPMYPHKKKSSLPKQEMVVFRDLVGHDDDAAEVLKEALKWPVKRVVVKRPIHAEQLLPGVIHSFEGKVVRYDSYVVG, encoded by the coding sequence ATGTCTTTGGTATCTTCTGGCGAGCTAAAACAAATCTGTGTCATCGCCGATGATGCTGGAATATCCAAGGGACACCAGTGGGCTCAGTTTTTAAATTGCCCCTTGAACCCTCCTTCTGTGGATTCTTACTATTTCCGTTTCAATGTAGAAGGCGAGCGCGTTTACGTGCGCGATCAAGATAAGCGTCTGCTGGAAATCGACTTCGACAAAAATCATCTGGATTACGAGCGCAAAGGTCACCGCGGAAAGCAGGAAATGATCGCCAAAGCTTTGGGCGCGGCTAAAGGTTGCAAGAAAGTTTTGGATCTTTCTGTGGGCATGGGAATCGACAGCGTTTTTCTGACTCAATTGGGATTTCAAGTCACGGGTGTCGAGCGTTCGCCGGTTTTGTATGCGCTTTTAAGTGAAGCCTTCGCGAAAACACAAAAGGAATATCTAAAGTCTTATAAATTGCACTTTGCAAACAGCCTGGACTTCCTGCGCGAGCAAAACGGAAAAATCGAGATCGATTCTATTTATTTTGATCCCATGTATCCGCATAAGAAAAAGTCATCATTGCCCAAGCAAGAGATGGTCGTGTTCCGCGATCTGGTCGGCCACGATGATGATGCGGCAGAGGTTTTAAAAGAAGCCCTGAAGTGGCCAGTGAAACGGGTGGTAGTCAAAAGACCGATCCACGCGGAACAACTGTTGCCCGGTGTGATTCACTCTTTTGAAGGAAAGGTGGTTCGTTATGATTCTTATGTGGTTGGGTAG